A genome region from Meriones unguiculatus strain TT.TT164.6M chromosome 2, Bangor_MerUng_6.1, whole genome shotgun sequence includes the following:
- the LOC110552385 gene encoding putative lysozyme C-2 isoform X1, whose translation MKALLTLGLLLLSATVQAKVYEHCELARTLKRSGMDGYRGVRLADWVCLTQHASNFDTEAINYNSTNQSTDYGIFQINSRQWCDDGKTAGAVNACGIPCSALLQDDITQAIQCAKRVVRDPQGIRAWVAWRDHCQNRDLSQYVGDYVD comes from the exons ATGAAGGCTCTCCTCACCCTGGGactcctcctgctctctgccactGTCCAGGCCAAGGTCTATGAGCACTGTGAGTTAGCCAGAACTCTGAAAAGGAGTGGAATGGATGGCTATAGAGGAGTCAGGCTGGCAGACT GGGTGTGTTTAACTCAGCATGCAAGTAATTTTGACACAGAAGCTATAAACTACAACTCTACAAACCAAAGCACCGACTATGGGATATTTCAGATCAACAGCCGACAATGGTGTGATGATGGCAAAACCGCAGGAGCAGTGAACGCCTGTGGGATACCCTGCAGCG CTCTGCTGCAGGATGACATCACTCAAGCCATACAATGTGCAAAGAGGGTTGTGAGAGATCCACAAGGCATTAGAGCATG GGTGGCATGGAGAGACCACTGTCAAAACCGAGATCTGTCTCAGTATGTTGGGGACTATGTAGACTAA
- the LOC110552385 gene encoding putative lysozyme C-2 isoform X2 translates to MKALLTLGLLLLSATVQAKVYEHWVCLTQHASNFDTEAINYNSTNQSTDYGIFQINSRQWCDDGKTAGAVNACGIPCSALLQDDITQAIQCAKRVVRDPQGIRAWVAWRDHCQNRDLSQYVGDYVD, encoded by the exons ATGAAGGCTCTCCTCACCCTGGGactcctcctgctctctgccactGTCCAGGCCAAGGTCTATGAGCACT GGGTGTGTTTAACTCAGCATGCAAGTAATTTTGACACAGAAGCTATAAACTACAACTCTACAAACCAAAGCACCGACTATGGGATATTTCAGATCAACAGCCGACAATGGTGTGATGATGGCAAAACCGCAGGAGCAGTGAACGCCTGTGGGATACCCTGCAGCG CTCTGCTGCAGGATGACATCACTCAAGCCATACAATGTGCAAAGAGGGTTGTGAGAGATCCACAAGGCATTAGAGCATG GGTGGCATGGAGAGACCACTGTCAAAACCGAGATCTGTCTCAGTATGTTGGGGACTATGTAGACTAA